TCATGTACGCTACGAATCGCAGTTATCAACTCCAAAGTACTATAGTCTGTCCAACTAGACGAAGCAGTAAACGTAAGCCACTCGAGTACGACGGAGTTAGAGTTACCTTTCTCGGATAGTTAGCAAAAGACGCACGACGGCGCTTCTCTGCCTGACCTTGTTGGACAGACTATAAAGCATGTCTTGTAAAGCGTCGAACGCCACTATGTACAAAGAATCAAAAACATGACTACGTTACAAGCAAATTGGATTAAGCTGGAGAATCACTTCGTACCTGTAGTGATCGTTCTAATAATGGAAAATGATATCATAATTAAAAGAATTGTGTACTCTCATCTAAAAGTCCCTGGAGGCTATAAAAAAACGAAAGGGTTTAGGAAAGAGATCACTTCGTCGCCTAaggatttgtaaacaaattacaGACGCGGCTGATCGAGATGAGCGATGACCACGAACGCAACTACAATGCGGCAGCGAAGGGAACAGCTGATCGAAATGACGGAAATCGCATAATTGCAGGAACGTCAGCGGAAAACGCGCAATATCGAGGCGGGGGTGCAGGCTACGGTGTACCGGTGTTGTTCGGAACGTGTCCGGAGCCATGGGGGGTGAAGTTCGACTGCGGACTCATCGAAATATTGATTTTCAAGAGGAAAACATACCGCAAGTCCATTCGCCGGCCGCGAAAAAATCCTGGCGCGTTTAATTAACAACAATTTACATCGTCCGATCGAAAACAAGAAACCGAGACCGTGCCACTCGGTCTCGGTCACCTCGAAACGCGAACGAAAAAACCGAAAAGATTTGACATCACTGAACAACCGCACAACCGTCTCTCCACTTTCTACTCGGTTTTGAGAAACGGTGGGATTAATCCGATTAATTAAAATTGCCTCACCTTCAAGGAAAGCGGTAAATTCAGGGATTAAAATTAGAAAACCGCTACTAGGAACGTGTTCGGTGTAAACACGAACGAAACCAAATAGGTCCGCAGTCGGAATTGTTGGAAAAGGAACAGCACGAAACTCAAACTACGTTGCACATAGGTGTACACATACTTACACGTTTTCGTTTAATAACGAGCGCATGCGCATACAGCGGTATGACCAATATTCAATTGcatttgattttgaaattatatgCAACAAATTTGTAGCGGTTTCGGACAAATGTTTTCGGACGATTCAAATAGAATTGAACAAGCTTTAAATACTTTTGGAACATCTCTGTAGATCCGCGCAAGGTTAAACattgtaaaaattgatttttacttgattgaaaatgtcattattatttttaagtACATATGGTAAAAAGAAATATGTCTAAGGACCGGCTaatttatttcgtattttatttTGCTGCTTAACGTCCTCTTTACAAGCTATTGCTTTCAAAAGGAAGATAATGCTGttgtaaaaatgtattatatgtTTGATAACAGAAACAAGCGACGCGTTTTGCGTTCGCGAAATGCTCGCCGCTGGTTAGCAAGAAATGTCGATGTCGTGTCATATCTTATGTAAATAATTACGTAAACCGTTTGACAAACAGTAACGTAATTTCAATGTGTGGAGTATATAGTCTATCGCAACGAATACAATGATCGACGTAATAGAAAGCAAAGAATAAAGCGACGATGTTTTATCTTtgcatttattaaatatatatacttttttCACATATATCATTTTGAATATTGAAATGAGAATAATTTACAATACAGATTATagatttaaaatttgttttctgATAATTCCCGCGTGTATCTATAGTTTTTCTCACTCTCTGCATATcgtattaaaatcgaaaatatgaatttaaatatgtattctattctatacacATACAGAATTTCTCTTTAACCCGGAACAGCAGTAATTGATTCTGGTAATTAGAATTAGAATGGCTGTTATACGTAACGGCActcttataaaattattatgttACTATATAGCTACGCTTGAACATTGCACAAGAAATGCTAGATTTAGTTTGACAAAATATAGTCTCTTTTTTTTCTTGTATATATGTCAGCCATGTATGTATATCGTAGATGCttcgcaaaaataaaaatatataactaaaaagagaattaaaaaatgtacaatatacatacatatatatttatatatatatatgtatatatatgtatatataatatgtcaatatttttaaattactatGTTTTGGTTGCTAAGATTAGGGCATGTTAAATCTCGGTATGGCAGTGTACACACATGTACAAATGCATGCACACacgtttaacataaaaaatatatataacatataaataaatatgtatcaCATTATGTTCATCGATCCGATACAGATGCTCACTCACACTCAATAAACGTTAGAATAACAATAGGTAGTAGAAGTAGCAATTTAGTAAGAATAATAGTCGTAGCGACATTAGATGTCTTCCCCTTGTACTTTTTTTTAGCGTGATGTACTCTCGTGTGCGTGGCAGATTTTTATTCAATCCTAGATCCTCCTTTAGGATCTAATATCTAACGTTGGGCATGAGGGTTTAGCTTGCGTTCTTCGACGGGCCAGTTCGGACATAACAACGGGTCCAATGTGAGGAGATCGTGGACTACTAGACATTGCTCTGTAGGTTTCCGCTACTGCTCTCTGAAAACGTATTCccaaagaattaaatttttgtacGAAACTTCTTCTGACTTGTACAAtttatgcagacaatttttcaagCCCTGCCATGAACAAAGGAAGCATACTTTTAGGCTGTGTGGATCTCCGACAGTGTACGGCAATGCTTTTTGCGGAAGACGATGGCGGTTCATGATCCACGGGTACTTTAAAATGGCAGCTGCAGTAGGCCTTCGATTGGGATCTACATGTAACATTCTCTTCACCAGTTCCTTCGCTTCGTTAGAGATCTGACACCATATACCATTTTCAGTGTCTATGTAACCGGGTCCAATGCGATCCAATATATCAGTCGCGCTGTCCCCGGGACTATTGCGAAATGGAGTGTATCTAGTACACACAAAAACACAAAATGATCAATACTGGATAAGTTCCTAGTTTTCGATTAATCGATCTCCTAGTTTAATTACCCAGCTAGCATAATGTATAATAAAACACCGAGCGACCAAATGTCGCATGCCGCGTCGTATCCTTGCCGTTTCAATACTTCCGGCGCTACGAAATTTGCAGTATAACAGGGAGTCATTAGTAAACCGTTCTCGGCTCGCAGTTGTTTTGCAAATCCGAGGTCGCACAAACAAAGGGTCGCTGGATCAGCCCCTGGCTCCGAATACAATACATTCGATGGCTTCAAATCCCGGTGTACAACCTGACAATTATACAAATAACATATAACACAGAGGTAATTCAATGCTAAACTGAGTAAACAGCCGGTAAATAAATACCCCATTCTCATGCAGGTAATGGATCACGCTAGTAATTGTGTACATGACTTCGGCAGCTTCTCTTTCCGTGAGATTACGTCTTTGTAATAGGCGGTCGAGTAACTCTCCGCCTCGCAACAAATCTAACACGAGGTAAGCTCGTTTTTCATCTTCGTGGACAGCCTTTAACGTTACGATGTGCGGGTGTCTTCCGTACCGGAGCAGAATTTCGATTTCTTCCGTTGGATCTCTCTTCGATTTGTCGATAACCTGCGGTTAGATCGTGATCAGCGTGCAACAGGAATTGATACGATGCGATGATGATGACAAAAAGAATATGGGGCACTTTACCTTCACTGCAAATTCTGTCTTGAATACTTTATGAATGGCTAAGTAAACGGTGCTGTAACTTCCTTTGCCGATTTCTTGCTTGAACTCGTACTCGTCGGTTACAGAGACTGGTCTCACGTAAGTCGAAAATGTTGACGTGAGACTATCACAGATTTTGTATTCGGGAGTTTTCAGATGATCCTCGAGAAGGCACGGTGCGACGAAGCTAAAGCCACGGAACAGCTCGTGGGCGTTAGCGCTTGGAGGTACTCCAGGAGAATCTGAAATATTTGATGGTATTATTTATTTCCGTAACTGCGTGTACACACATAATCTCGAAATTAATCAGTGCGTCGTAGGCATTAGAACGAGCGAATCGTTTGTACGCGTTACCTTTAGGCGTTTTACATGTAAATTCACTATCAAAATAAACTGCATCGTCGTCTTGACCAACAGCTGGCTTGAAAGGAGGTTTTATCTCCTTTCTGTAAAGGGCATCCCAGTCGATTGTCGCGAAGAATTTGTGACTTTTGAGTTCTTCCACTCCACCTGAAGTAACGTCAGTATAACAATCCTCCAGTATTATTAATCCTCGattataaacattgttaaattaCCAGATCCAAGCCTGTTTGCAGGGACTCTTTTGAATAGTACTCTGAGCAGCGCTTGTGCCTCTGGCGAAATGTTTGATGGCATACTGAGTTTGGCTTTTAATATCTGCGTCATTGTTTCCTTGCGGTTGACGCCTTGAAACGGAAGAGCTCCAGTCAACATTTCGAACTGAAAATTGAGAATTTACATTTTGCGATTTGTAAAGGGTAAAGTTAGTAATTCTCTGCAGCTAATTCAACTAACCATAAGAACACCAAAGCTCCACCAATCGGCGGCGAACGAGTGCCCTTTACGATTAACAATTTCCGGCGCCATGTATTCCACGGTGCCGCAAAAGGAGTACGCCTTGCAGTCGTCTAAAGATTGCTTACTTAGACCAAAGTCGGTTAAAGATATATGACCTTCGGTATCCAGCAGAATACTATTGTAAACGGGGAGACCATAGTTAAACATATATAGTCATAGAATGCTGCAACTactgataagtagactgcgaatctttaggaaaaataaaaattttctttattacttGCAAAACCAATGCAAAACCAAacattgtcataaatgcataaaatccgcagtctactaataagtaAAGTAATACAAACTTTTCCGGTTTGAGATCTCTGTAGATAATTCCAAGATTATGTATATGATCCAGTGCAAGAGCAAGCTCTGCTAAATAAAATTTCACGTCATCCTCCGTGAACATCACCTGCAATCAAATTTCAATGAAAGTGCTGCAGCTTATCAAGGACAAATTTACTCAAACAATTGAAACCTACCTCTTTAGCCAATCTCGAGAAAAGATCACCGCCTCTCAGAAAGTCTAATATTAAATACAGTTTCCCCTCTGTTTGGAATGCATAATGCAGTCGGACAATGAATGGATGCTCAACATCCACCAATATATTTCTCTCCATTTTTGTCCTAACTCTGTCCCGAACTGGGGCAATATCAAATTATTAAACCACtttggaagaagaagaaaagattgTTTAAGTCGAGAATTGCTCTGAAACTCTTTACACGCAGATGCTATACAACGAAGCCAGCATTTTCGTATCCTAGTTCTCTCGGTAAAGCTTTCAGAACCACTCTCTTACATTGAACTCGATAAACACCTTTTAGCGTAGCCTTTTTCAGAACTTTCATGGCATAAAGTGTTCCACTATCTTTACCAACAACTTTCTTCACTAAGAATACCTAAATAACCGAAGAATTTCATTGGCATGAGGACATAGCTTAGCAGACGTGATGTCCTTTCTAATGCGTAGAATATGCCTAATACCTTTCCAAAGGATCCTTGACCAAGTACTGTGAGAAGTTCAAACTGAGACGGATCCGCCTTCTCATGGCCATCTCGTACCACCTCTCTGACTTCGATCTCATGGGACTCCGAGCACCCATTTGAACGCGACTCAGCTGCATTGCCTTGGGTAATCATTGCTTCGTCCTGAGATTCCGCAGACAGGATCTCTATGCTGCCCTGAACAATGGAGACAACTGTGGCGTGAAAATCATTCGGTTGTGTTTCGACTGTCGCgaatgataaataaaattgtcttcGAGATAATCAGGCGTTTTGACAAGTAAAGTAACGTTACCTTTTCATTCACATTTTGCTCGGACCAAGGAACCGTCAGATTCGCTAACGGCATTATATTCGACGTCGCGTTATTATTCGCAAAACTGTAGAATTGTAGAATTGTCGTAAAGTATTCCCGCGTGCACGGTCGTCATAAATTATCATTTAGCTGTGTTTTCGTTTACAAAGAATCGCAGACGACACGTTGAAGCGAAGGCGTTTAAACCAGATTTCTGACACGGACCGGAAGCACCTGCTTTGCGGCCTTAAATATAGCCGAGAGGAATGGCTGCTTTACAACGAACCTCGCCAAAATTTCCGCGGAAATATCCCGAAACGCATCGATCCCTAACGTAACACGCACACGGAACACTATATTTTGTTACGAGAAGCGTCTAAAAGCGAACGTGTAACGCACCGCGACAAATTCGTTTGAATTCGCACATTCATCGGGAGCCGCGGTTTAAGTATAAAAAGTCACCTTTACATACCCGATATTGATTAGGGACTGTCAACAAACaaagaggaaaaaaggaaaaaaattaaactacGAAACGTGTTAATAAAGCGCGCACAACGAGTACACGACATAGAGACAACCAGTACATTCAAGCTCGGACGAGACAATCAGAATTATCGCCTATTTTGAACAGTTTTTCCTTACTATTTACACTTTCGGCTAGAATGAGATTCGGAAAGCCCCAACACTTGTGCACGAGATGACGGTAAAATGATTCTCGAAATGTTTCCGGGCGAGAATTGTACGTTGatgaatttaaaataatatcgaACAGAAATACGAGACGAACGAGCGTTATTTCGCGAGAAAAT
This genomic interval from Halictus rubicundus isolate RS-2024b chromosome 15, iyHalRubi1_principal, whole genome shotgun sequence contains the following:
- the LOC143361747 gene encoding ribosomal protein S6 kinase 2 beta, which codes for MPLANLTVPWSEQNVNEKGSIEILSAESQDEAMITQGNAAESRSNGCSESHEIEVREVVRDGHEKADPSQFELLTVLGQGSFGKVFLVKKVVGKDSGTLYAMKVLKKATLKVRDRVRTKMERNILVDVEHPFIVRLHYAFQTEGKLYLILDFLRGGDLFSRLAKEVMFTEDDVKFYLAELALALDHIHNLGIIYRDLKPENILLDTEGHISLTDFGLSKQSLDDCKAYSFCGTVEYMAPEIVNRKGHSFAADWWSFGVLMFEMLTGALPFQGVNRKETMTQILKAKLSMPSNISPEAQALLRVLFKRVPANRLGSGGVEELKSHKFFATIDWDALYRKEIKPPFKPAVGQDDDAVYFDSEFTCKTPKDSPGVPPSANAHELFRGFSFVAPCLLEDHLKTPEYKICDSLTSTFSTYVRPVSVTDEYEFKQEIGKGSYSTVYLAIHKVFKTEFAVKVIDKSKRDPTEEIEILLRYGRHPHIVTLKAVHEDEKRAYLVLDLLRGGELLDRLLQRRNLTEREAAEVMYTITSVIHYLHENGVVHRDLKPSNVLYSEPGADPATLCLCDLGFAKQLRAENGLLMTPCYTANFVAPEVLKRQGYDAACDIWSLGVLLYIMLAGYTPFRNSPGDSATDILDRIGPGYIDTENGIWCQISNEAKELVKRMLHVDPNRRPTAAAILKYPWIMNRHRLPQKALPYTVGDPHSLKRAVAETYRAMSSSPRSPHIGPVVMSELARRRTQAKPSCPTLDIRS